The following proteins come from a genomic window of Dongia rigui:
- the yczE gene encoding membrane protein YczE, which produces MTDLIFKRLTPLLIGFVIWGLAVALQVRADLGLSPWDVFHQGLGHHLGIGIGWAGAVTSIGVLLLWIPLKMKPGIGTILNALVIGPSAEFFLKFVETPDNIVIRWAFMLGGIVLMALGSALYLPARLGTGPRDGVMVGLNKKFEFSIRLSRTIVEVAALIIGFFLGGTVGLGTLVIAVGLGPTVQAMLQARRWLVERVTGVPQSVL; this is translated from the coding sequence ATGACCGATCTCATCTTCAAGCGGCTGACGCCGCTCCTTATCGGCTTCGTCATCTGGGGCTTGGCCGTTGCCTTGCAGGTGCGGGCCGATCTCGGCCTCTCGCCCTGGGACGTGTTCCACCAGGGTCTCGGCCATCACTTAGGGATCGGCATCGGCTGGGCCGGCGCCGTCACCAGCATCGGCGTGCTGCTGCTGTGGATCCCGCTGAAGATGAAGCCCGGCATCGGCACCATCCTCAATGCGTTGGTGATCGGCCCCTCGGCCGAGTTCTTCCTGAAATTCGTCGAGACCCCGGACAACATCGTCATCCGTTGGGCCTTCATGCTGGGCGGGATCGTGCTGATGGCGCTGGGTAGTGCGCTTTATCTGCCGGCGCGCCTTGGCACCGGCCCGCGTGACGGTGTGATGGTGGGGCTCAACAAGAAGTTCGAATTCTCGATCCGCCTCTCGCGCACTATCGTCGAAGTGGCGGCCCTCATCATCGGCTTTTTCCTTGGCGGTACCGTCGGCCTCGGCACCCTCGTGATCGCCGTGGGCCTCGGCCCCACCGTGCAGGCGATGCTGCAGGCGCGGCGCTGGCTGGTCGAACGCGTGACCGGCGTGCCGCAGAGCGTGTTGTAG
- a CDS encoding GNAT family N-acetyltransferase: MPQIASLTAPVSAKDRFALIELLIDAVDDGAAVGFVPPLSEGEAGAFWDKAFADLAHRTILVARDEVGRVLGAVQLILSPWPSMQHRAEIAKLLVHSDHRRQGLGRALMLAAETEAKRLGRTLLTLDARRGDPVVDLYGSLGFRQVGVIPRYARNGQGVLEDNVVFYKELG, translated from the coding sequence ATGCCCCAGATCGCCAGCCTGACCGCCCCTGTCTCGGCCAAGGACCGCTTCGCGCTCATCGAGCTGTTGATCGATGCGGTGGATGACGGTGCGGCGGTGGGTTTCGTGCCGCCGCTCTCAGAGGGCGAGGCAGGTGCCTTCTGGGACAAGGCTTTTGCCGATCTTGCGCACCGCACTATCCTGGTCGCGCGCGATGAGGTGGGCCGAGTTCTCGGCGCGGTGCAGCTGATCCTCAGCCCCTGGCCCAGCATGCAGCACCGGGCGGAAATCGCCAAGCTGCTGGTCCACAGCGATCATCGCCGGCAGGGATTGGGGCGCGCGCTGATGCTGGCTGCGGAAACGGAGGCCAAGCGATTGGGCCGCACGCTTCTCACCCTCGATGCGCGGCGCGGCGATCCGGTGGTCGATCTTTATGGGAGCTTGGGCTTCCGGCAAGTCGGCGTCATCCCGCGCTATGCCAGGAACGGCCAAGGCGTGCTGGAGGACAATGTCGTCTTCTATAAGGAGTTGGGTTGA
- a CDS encoding zinc-dependent alcohol dehydrogenase: MQGTMKAAIQRKAGTPLKIEKLPIPQAGPGEILIKVTACGVCHSDLHAVDGDWNPGPTLPLIPGHEVAGHVAAIGAGVKGFRLGDAVGVPWMYSACGQCEFCQAGMETICKSGEASGYTKPGGYAEFMVADAKFVAKLPKTANLYEIAPILCAGVTTYRGLKRTKVRPGKWMTIFGIGGLGHIAVQYAVAMGMRVIAVDVDDVKLKLAKKLGAEMVVNAKKVDPVAEIQAKIGGSHGAVVTAVAPQAFEQAIGVLRPAGTVAYIGLPGGKSDQIRTSISQITNWELTVTGSNVGTRLDLNEAVAFALNGLVKAKIQKAPLTQINKIFNDMRRGKIVGRMVLDIA, encoded by the coding sequence ATGCAAGGGACCATGAAGGCCGCCATCCAGCGCAAGGCCGGCACGCCATTGAAGATCGAGAAACTGCCGATCCCGCAGGCCGGCCCCGGCGAAATCCTGATCAAGGTGACGGCCTGCGGCGTGTGCCATTCCGACCTGCATGCGGTCGACGGCGACTGGAATCCCGGCCCCACTTTGCCCCTCATTCCCGGTCATGAAGTGGCGGGTCATGTCGCCGCCATCGGCGCCGGTGTCAAAGGCTTTCGTCTGGGTGACGCGGTCGGCGTGCCATGGATGTACAGCGCCTGCGGCCAATGCGAGTTCTGCCAGGCCGGCATGGAGACGATCTGCAAATCCGGCGAGGCCAGCGGCTATACCAAACCCGGCGGCTATGCCGAGTTCATGGTGGCCGACGCCAAATTCGTGGCGAAGCTCCCCAAGACCGCGAACCTCTACGAGATCGCGCCGATTCTGTGCGCCGGTGTCACCACCTATCGCGGCCTGAAGCGCACGAAGGTGCGCCCGGGCAAATGGATGACCATCTTCGGCATCGGCGGCCTGGGTCACATTGCCGTGCAATACGCGGTGGCCATGGGCATGCGCGTGATCGCGGTCGATGTCGATGACGTCAAGCTGAAGCTCGCCAAGAAGCTGGGCGCCGAGATGGTGGTCAACGCCAAGAAGGTCGACCCCGTGGCCGAAATCCAGGCGAAGATCGGCGGCAGCCATGGCGCCGTCGTCACCGCCGTCGCACCGCAGGCATTCGAGCAGGCGATCGGCGTGCTGCGCCCGGCCGGCACCGTTGCCTATATCGGCCTCCCCGGTGGCAAATCCGACCAGATCCGCACCTCGATCTCGCAGATCACCAATTGGGAACTGACGGTCACCGGCTCCAATGTCGGCACGCGCCTCGATCTCAACGAAGCGGTGGCGTTCGCCCTCAATGGCCTGGTGAAGGCCAAGATCCAGAAGGCGCCGCTCACACAGATCAACAAGATCTTCAACGACATGCGCCGCGGCAAAATCGTCGGCCGCATGGTGCTGGACATCGCGTAG
- a CDS encoding NADP-dependent malic enzyme, with the protein MNTKKPTITEEDALQFHANGRPGKIEIIASKPLTTQRDLSLAYSPGVAYPCLHIAKDPNTAYDYTAKGNLVAVISNGTAVLGLGDLGALASKPVMEGKAVLFKRFADIDSIDLEVDTKDVTEFVNSVRYLGPSFGGINLEDIKAPECFIIEQQLREMMDIPVFHDDQHGTAIIAAAGLLNAIHLTGRDIKDVKLVVNGAGAASIACVELVKAMGLPHENAILCDTKGVIYQGRTEGMNQWKSAHAVRTKARSLEEAMSGADVFFGLSAKGAVTPAMVKAMATKPIIFAMANPDPEITPEEVHAVRSDAIVATGRSDYANQVNNVLGFPYIFRGALDVRASTINDAMKIAAAHAIAELAREDVPDEVDAAYSGRRLRFGPEYIIPVPFDPRLITHVPPAVAKAAMDSGVARKPIIDMDAYVASLASRLDPAANSLQLIFERVRHNPKRVVFAEGEEEKVIRAAIAYRSAGYGTPVLVGRADRIAEVIKAQSLHDAEGLQVVSAATTPHRQQYHDMLYERLQRKGILSRDVQRMVNQDRNVFAASMVAAGHADAMVTGVTRSFNVCLDDTLRVIDPRPGQTLMGLTILVAGGRTVLLADTNVHELPSAEQLADFAVQTAAIARQLGHEPRVALLSFSNFGNPPREKAVRIREAVLVLDQRRVDFEYEGEMQANVALNYGLMKELYPFTRLSGPANILIMPALHSANIAAKLMQELGGTSFGPVLVGLSKPVQIVQTGATVNELVTAAAFASLATSPLSTMHR; encoded by the coding sequence ATGAACACGAAGAAGCCGACGATCACCGAAGAAGATGCGCTGCAGTTCCATGCGAACGGGCGTCCCGGCAAGATCGAGATCATCGCCTCGAAGCCGCTCACCACGCAGCGTGACCTCAGCCTCGCCTATTCGCCGGGTGTTGCTTACCCCTGCCTCCACATCGCCAAGGACCCCAACACGGCCTATGACTACACGGCCAAGGGCAATCTGGTCGCGGTCATCTCGAACGGGACGGCCGTCCTCGGCCTGGGTGATTTGGGTGCGTTGGCCTCGAAGCCGGTGATGGAAGGCAAAGCCGTCCTCTTCAAGCGCTTTGCCGATATCGATTCCATCGACCTCGAGGTCGACACCAAGGACGTGACCGAGTTCGTCAATTCGGTGCGCTATCTCGGCCCCTCCTTCGGCGGCATCAACCTTGAGGACATCAAGGCGCCGGAATGCTTCATCATCGAGCAGCAATTGCGCGAGATGATGGACATCCCCGTCTTTCATGACGACCAGCACGGCACCGCGATCATCGCCGCCGCCGGGCTTCTCAACGCGATCCACCTCACCGGGCGCGACATCAAGGACGTGAAACTGGTCGTGAACGGCGCGGGCGCCGCCTCGATCGCCTGCGTCGAACTGGTGAAGGCCATGGGGCTGCCCCATGAGAATGCCATTCTCTGCGATACCAAGGGCGTCATCTATCAGGGCCGCACCGAGGGCATGAACCAATGGAAATCCGCCCATGCGGTCAGGACCAAGGCGCGATCGCTGGAAGAGGCGATGAGCGGCGCCGACGTGTTCTTCGGTCTCTCCGCCAAGGGTGCCGTGACGCCCGCCATGGTGAAGGCGATGGCGACCAAGCCGATCATCTTTGCCATGGCCAATCCGGACCCGGAGATCACGCCGGAGGAAGTGCATGCCGTGCGCTCCGATGCCATCGTGGCGACCGGTCGCAGCGACTATGCCAACCAGGTCAACAATGTGCTGGGCTTCCCCTATATCTTCCGCGGCGCGTTGGACGTGCGCGCCTCGACCATCAATGACGCGATGAAGATCGCCGCCGCCCATGCGATCGCGGAACTGGCGCGCGAGGACGTGCCGGATGAAGTGGACGCCGCCTATTCCGGGCGCCGCCTGCGCTTCGGCCCGGAATACATCATTCCCGTGCCGTTCGACCCCCGGCTCATCACTCATGTGCCGCCGGCGGTGGCGAAGGCGGCGATGGATAGCGGTGTGGCCAGGAAGCCGATCATCGACATGGACGCCTATGTGGCCTCGCTTGCCAGCCGCCTCGACCCGGCCGCCAATTCGCTGCAGCTCATCTTCGAGCGCGTGCGCCACAACCCCAAGCGCGTGGTCTTTGCGGAGGGCGAGGAAGAAAAGGTCATCCGCGCCGCCATCGCCTACCGCTCGGCCGGCTACGGCACGCCGGTTCTGGTCGGCCGTGCCGACCGCATCGCCGAGGTGATAAAGGCCCAGAGCCTGCATGACGCCGAGGGGCTGCAGGTGGTGAGCGCCGCCACCACACCGCACCGGCAGCAATATCACGACATGCTCTATGAACGCCTGCAGCGCAAAGGAATCCTCTCCCGCGACGTGCAGCGCATGGTCAACCAGGACCGCAACGTGTTCGCCGCCAGCATGGTCGCCGCTGGGCACGCCGATGCGATGGTGACCGGCGTCACCCGCAGCTTCAATGTGTGCCTCGATGACACGCTGCGCGTCATCGACCCGCGTCCGGGCCAGACCCTGATGGGCCTTACCATCCTGGTGGCTGGCGGGCGCACGGTTCTGCTCGCCGACACCAACGTCCATGAACTTCCTTCGGCCGAGCAGCTCGCCGATTTTGCCGTGCAGACGGCGGCGATTGCAAGACAGCTGGGCCATGAACCGCGCGTGGCCCTGCTCTCCTTCTCCAATTTCGGCAACCCGCCGCGCGAGAAGGCGGTGCGTATCCGCGAGGCCGTTCTGGTGCTCGACCAGCGTCGGGTCGATTTCGAATATGAAGGCGAGATGCAGGCCAACGTCGCCTTGAATTACGGGCTGATGAAGGAGCTCTATCCCTTCACGCGCCTCTCAGGCCCCGCCAACATCCTCATCATGCCGGCGCTGCATTCGGCCAACATTGCCGCGAAACTCATGCAGGAACTGGGCGGCACGTCCTTCGGGCCCGTGCTGGTCGGTCTCTCGAAGCCGGTGCAGATCGTGCAGACGGGCGCCACGGTGAACGAATTGGTGACGGCCGCGGCCTTTGCCTCACTGGCCACCAGCCCGTTGAGCACGATGCATCGGTAG
- a CDS encoding methyl-accepting chemotaxis protein, with protein MNLGNFRIATKVLSIIGLLGLVAALITAAGIYSLHSLHVATTELAEAADKSVLSARMRQNIIALNRSEFRITVDPSGANFAEAMAFIDKQKAELEERLTSAEALADAKQAPALKTVRDAYAAYLASLQQTIDLAQSSSSAISIGEVQRTLLAQTMASRKNAEAVEQALIANTKIVSDHAEAVTAEAGDLYDFASRSMIIGAASGILIGLILGFFVSQKGIVQPIRRMVDCLRGLADGHLETVVFGTTRKDEIGDIAATTQVFKENMVKARDLAAEQEALKKKAAEDQQRAMNKMADEFEASVSGIVSTVSSSATELEKSAQGMSATAEQTNRQSTAVAAAAEQATANVQTVAAATEELSSSITEIGRQVAQSAAVARKAVDETTRTNQVVVSLSTEAEAIGDVVKLISEIASQTNLLALNATIEAARAGDAGKGFAVVASEVKNLATQTAKATDDIGAKITAIQQATGQSVEAIQSIARIIDEMSSISGTIAAAVEEQGAATQEISRNVLQASQGTSEVSTNIAGVTTAAGETGHAASQVLTAAADLGKQSELLRAQVGTFIATVRQQG; from the coding sequence ATGAACCTCGGCAATTTTCGAATCGCGACCAAAGTGCTCTCCATCATCGGCCTGCTCGGCCTGGTTGCGGCTCTCATCACGGCGGCCGGCATCTACAGCCTGCACTCGCTCCATGTCGCCACCACCGAGCTTGCCGAGGCAGCCGACAAATCGGTTCTCTCCGCCCGCATGCGCCAGAACATCATCGCGCTCAACCGGAGTGAGTTTCGCATCACGGTCGATCCGTCGGGCGCCAACTTCGCCGAGGCGATGGCCTTCATCGATAAGCAAAAGGCTGAGCTGGAGGAGCGCCTGACATCGGCGGAAGCTCTAGCAGATGCCAAGCAGGCACCGGCCTTGAAAACGGTGCGCGACGCCTACGCGGCCTATCTCGCCTCGCTGCAGCAGACCATTGATCTCGCGCAAAGCAGCAGCAGTGCCATCTCGATCGGCGAGGTGCAGCGCACCCTGCTGGCTCAGACCATGGCCAGCCGCAAGAATGCAGAAGCCGTCGAACAGGCGCTCATCGCCAATACCAAGATTGTCAGCGACCACGCCGAAGCCGTGACGGCGGAGGCCGGCGACCTCTACGACTTCGCCAGCCGCAGCATGATCATCGGTGCCGCCAGCGGCATCCTCATCGGCCTTATCCTCGGTTTCTTCGTCTCGCAGAAAGGCATCGTGCAGCCGATCCGGCGCATGGTCGACTGCCTGCGGGGCCTCGCCGATGGCCATCTCGAAACGGTGGTCTTCGGAACGACCCGCAAGGACGAGATCGGCGACATCGCCGCCACCACCCAGGTCTTCAAGGAGAACATGGTGAAGGCGCGGGATCTTGCGGCCGAGCAGGAAGCCTTGAAGAAAAAGGCCGCCGAGGATCAGCAACGCGCCATGAACAAGATGGCCGATGAATTCGAAGCCTCGGTCTCCGGCATCGTCAGCACAGTCTCATCTTCAGCGACCGAGCTTGAGAAATCGGCACAGGGCATGTCGGCCACCGCCGAGCAGACCAACCGGCAATCGACCGCGGTGGCAGCGGCTGCCGAACAAGCCACAGCCAACGTCCAGACCGTGGCGGCGGCGACTGAGGAATTGTCCTCATCGATCACCGAGATCGGCCGCCAGGTGGCGCAATCGGCGGCGGTGGCGCGCAAGGCGGTCGATGAGACCACGCGCACCAACCAGGTGGTGGTGAGCCTTTCCACCGAGGCCGAGGCGATCGGCGATGTCGTGAAGCTGATCAGCGAGATCGCCAGCCAGACCAATCTCCTCGCCCTCAACGCCACGATCGAAGCGGCCCGCGCCGGCGATGCCGGCAAAGGCTTTGCCGTGGTGGCGTCCGAGGTGAAGAACCTGGCGACGCAGACGGCGAAAGCGACGGACGATATCGGCGCCAAGATCACCGCGATCCAGCAGGCGACCGGACAATCGGTCGAAGCCATTCAATCCATCGCCCGCATCATCGACGAGATGAGCAGCATCTCCGGCACCATCGCTGCGGCGGTCGAGGAGCAGGGCGCGGCGACGCAGGAAATCTCCCGCAACGTGCTGCAGGCCAGCCAAGGCACCAGCGAGGTTTCGACCAACATCGCCGGCGTCACCACGGCGGCGGGCGAAACCGGCCATGCCGCCAGCCAGGTGCTGACCGCCGCCGCCGATCTCGGCAAGCAATCGGAGTTGCTGCGCGCCCAGGTCGGCACCTTCATCGCCACCGTGCGCCAGCAGGGCTAA